The stretch of DNA ccactgtgtgtctgtgtttgtgtgtgtgtgtgtgtgtgtgtgtgtgtgtgtgtgtgtgtgtgtgtgtgtgtgtgcgtgtgtgtgtgtgtgtgtgtgtgtgtgtgtttgtgtgtgtattgagtTAATCGATTCAAGcgttaaatggaaaatgttagcAAAGTATCTAAGAAGCTAAACTAGAAAGATTGGATGCCCGATGCTAATCCCCGGATGAGTGTATGATCTCAATGTCCAAATATTCCTACTGGATTGGTCTCCGGTCCCTATCTATCTATGGGTTATCAACCTGTGGTTGTCGTCATAACACAGTAGCGATAAACTAAAGTCAAAGCGTGACTGGCAAATCCATTCAGCGTTACTAATAAAACCACTGCATTAAGTTAAACGGATGGAGTCAAACGAGCGGGAGAAGTAATCTAACCACAGAGACCACACGTTGTGTTTAGAGAACGGTTTGGAATACTCGAGAAACTATGACATAATATTAACCCCAGATACTTAAATCTACCTCTGTTTAAGAGCTAAGAGTGGGTCAGCGCTAAACAATGTCTAGTACAGCATGCCCACACATAAACGAAGTAGAGCTCTTAATAGCAGAAAAAAGGACTGTCTGGGTGAGCGTGTAATGAGTCACGCCACAAATTTAGATCCAACAGCGTGAAACTATCAAAGggtacacattttaaattttgtatgGAAGCGTTGATTCATGTGGGTTTGCCTAGATCGAGTGCAAGTAGTGGTTTTGTAGAAAAATTTAAGGAGTATCTGAAATTCATTGTTTACACAACTCTGGAATAACCAGAACAGCTGCATTTCTTGGAAAGGGAACCGCGCAGCTATCAAGCAAGTTAAGATTATTATTACTTCAGACTTGTGGTAGATATTTAATATTGAATATAACGCGAGTCTGTTTTCTGACAAACTTCGGGTAATTTGATATAACTTTTAACAATGCTTGTTAAATATTCTAAAGTGCGCATGTATTTCCCGTCAAGCAATTTTGTTTGCCCTTCTCCAGACTTTTTCCGCGACAATTGTGTACTCTTAAGGTTTTGTAGCTATAAGTACTTTAACATGCACGGCCACAAGGCGAATATACTGCGCTACCTCCACATTAGTATGAGTGCATGTAGAAATGACTCGTCTGCACTCTAAGTCTGGGGTAGGATGCCAGTGAGGCAAGTACATTGGTATGCCTCAGTTGTTAACGCGACGAAAGGGACAAGTCAGTTTTTCTCTATTAAAGGTGAGCTCACCACAGACACATCTGGATATGGCGACTCAAACCACGTTTCCATGGTTTTTCAAAATACACAGTTTACTCAAACCCTTTTAATTGTGGGGCATATACTAAACATCAAGTCCTTTTTATGCTTCTTTATACAGAATACATGAAATAGGGAAATACGATAAGCATGATGGAACATTTGTTAAAAATCTTGTTTAATATGCCTGAGTAAATGCTTTCCTACAATCGAATGTATTTAATTTCCAGCACATTTGTACATCATACTACTACAGACTGCTACATTGTCTTTTTCCAATGCATGCCACAACGGGAGAAAAACTGTTTCCATAAAGACCCCGATATCCCTCAAGCGAGACCGCAAGCGGCCATCACCGATGCATGCAATAAAACAGCCTAccaatcaagcaaaaaaaaaaaaaaacctgtggaGTCGTAAACTCTGGCTAACCTCAGTGTATGATTTcgtattttatcttattttaaaactcactctgttatttttgtattgacGAAAACTCATTAGCCTGAGCACGTACAGACTTAATGGCTATCTCTCCAACACATCGTTAACCTATAATTTAGCCTATTGATGACAGTAACAGGACTGGCTGCGGGAAGAATAGGCCTATCAGACAGCTCATTTTTAATGCTCACGGGATTATTTCTGTTCAAAGGTATTCGGTCCCATCTGTTACCCACATACTGATAACTTcgattatttaaaaatgatattctTTAATATCTGTCCCTTCTCCGAGTATCATTTTGTGATAATTCAACCACATCTTCTTTTCATATTTAACCAGCACCATTACGTAGCCTGTTTTCCACAAAGTTCCTACTGCATTCATTCCTACCTGCATTACTAGGCAACGGATCCACGCTTCAGGGAATTCTATTCAGTGCCGAAGCCTGGAAAAACAATGCTACTGAGGTACCGTTGGTCTCGGGGAGAAGTTTGAGAGTTTTATAAAATCAAGCGGCCTGCTTATTAAAGCCATGTGACATTGTAAAGGAACGTTGCATTGTGTTGGTTAATATCCCAGTTTTTGCTTTCACCAACATTATGTTTTCATGTCTCCCAAAATTGTAATTGGCCTAGGCTAAACTGCATGGCACAAATCATTCCCTCTTTGTAACTGGATGTATGAATTATGATTTAAGAATTCTTTGATATATGTGAAGGAACGGAAACACCCAATAGCAGGTCTTCTTTTTTACCTGACAAACGCTCTCATGGTGGATGAATTTAGAAATTAACACAATCTATTTATACAGAAGGATGTGTATCAAAacaattgaaattaaattggtAATTTAATCTTAATGTCAAACCCGAATCCCTCCGGTTAGAAGTTTAGTTCTGTGGCGACACTGACAGCCATTCTTTTGTTAGCACATGCATCTGCGATCtagtaattaaaaataattcaggGCATGTAAGAGGGCCCCCCGGAAAATCTGCAACGTCGTGCTCTGGTGGTTGCGCGCCCCGCGTTTGGGCAACAGAACAAACCCCCTATGGCATTCCTTTCGTCTTGCTCTATGAATTCCCCGCTTTTCAGAGGTGGCGGTCAGCCGCTTTACCCTAAGGCCGGATGACCATATTTGGTCACTTTAATGGGCTGTCAAATTGCACCGCGGCGTGCTTAGCCAGTGAGGAAACATTCTGCCTAAACATGAGAAAGGGGGCCGGAACAATTGCGCTCCGGTGACTCATGTGCGACTGCAAAAAGCCTTGCAGTGAGCGACATTCCGGCTATATAAATGTGCAGCGGTGGCGACTGACTTTAATTACTTGTCAGGGTGGATGAACATTGTCAAGAGAGCATAACAACAAAACTATACGTTTTAATACCGAGCATCTTACAGGGACCGCTTTGTGCTACTGGATATTTTGTGCTACTGTGCTATATTACGAGTTGATCGGAACAATTTGCATTCTTGTGGGTCAAGATCTACTTTTTCTGGATTAAATCAAGTAGGATGGAAATGAAGGCGTTCATTTgttttggattgtttttttcttcagtatttCTCTCTGAAGAAGTTTCAGGTCAGTAGCTAACATAATCTTTAAACGCGAGCTAATTTTGCTGTTCAGAAACGTTTTCGCTTCTGACGATGTTTCTCACCTGTCGATGGTTAAGTTATCAGTACCGAAGTGACCGTATTGTTGGTTTAAACATTCATGGATGAGTGCATTGCCCAAACTGCTGAATACCTTTCAAGGCATATGCAAGGAGTTATGTCACAAAGCGAAATTTATTATTCTTGAATTATTTTAGCGTAACATTAATAATTTGCACCAGATATTACAGCCGACAAAAAGATGAcctgaaatattaaacattgaCCAGATAATATGACAGATCTTACATTAGACTTTGAACGGCGTGTTATTTTTTCGTTGACTGCAACATACGCCTGTATGGGGGCAAAGTAATTGGCACAGCATTCTCCCAAGATAAAATGTTGCGAACTGCCTTTGCCCATAAGAAATAGCTCGGTGCTTTGCAAGTGGATATTTAAAAACTTTATTATCAACTTCCTGTTTCATTAAGTTAAACTTATCATgtacctttttgttttgtctccaGGTAACGCATACTTTCCAAGGGCGCAGGACGTTACCTGGTCGTCCTATAACTTCAAGACATTACTTACATGGGGACCAAAACCCACCAACTACTCTTACACTGTTGAATTCTCTGGGTGAGTAAAATGATGTCGAAGTGGTTGAATTGCTTTGTGTGTTGGTGCATACTTTAGAAATATTCAGCCTGAAAGTAAAATTTCAGATCAAGACAGTATTAAGGGCTTATGCTCTCCAGAACGCGAGTTGAGAATTTATAGTGAAATGGGGAAATGGGTCTTATTTGTACAGTAGTAGATCTCCCCCTTTGACTACAGTCACGTTGTAATCACCTGAGGACCAGCAGCATACTGTGTTTGACAAGTTCCTGGCGAAGCGCCCAAGAagtctgtttatattttatagcTTGCCCCAGTACAGTCGTTAAGAGCTGATAGATGGGAATCGACTAATGACAAGCCAGGCCTCTACATTCAGAAAAAAGATAATCTGAATGAATGCGTCacaatttttaataaattaatagaGGACGTTGATGTGGCTGATTATTAGTCCAGAGTTTATATCAATAAACCAACATCTGGAGGAGGAGTTTCCTACATCTGGAACACTCATTAGCTGcttcaaattttgttttgtgaaaactCAGAACCTGCTTTAACTAATTAAATTGCTGTAGAAGTCAAATTCAAAACCTGACCCAAGTCAACAGGAATCGTTATTGCCATTTTAATATATAGGCATGCTGTAATTTGTACCTTGGTGTGCTAAAGTTCTTGCAGGGAGTTAAGTTGTGTTTGATCCGCATAAGCATGAAAAAGTCTGATGAAACGATGGAATCGTGAGGTAACGATGGGATTTTCCGCACTCCAGAGTcggcacagacagacagaggaatcCGCATTGCATCAGGAGCAAGGAGACCGAGTGCGATCTGACTCGCATGCTGACAGACCTGAAGGAGACATACATCGCGGATGTCCTCTCAGAACCTGAGCTGGGCAAGACCTCTGACCTGGTGGAGCAGCCCCACACCAGCTCTGGAAGGTTCTGCCCGTACAAAGACAGTAGGTGTCCAATCCCAGCGTTGCCTTGGTCTACTCAGTACAAGACCTCCCCCCAGTCTGTGGTACCAGTTATAACCAGCATGCTAACGATCTCCCTTTTGCTTTCTCATAGCCGTGATAGGACGCCCTGACTTCAAGATGGAGGTAAATGAAGAGAAGGGCAAGATCACACTCTACATCGAGgaccctctctctgccatttaCCAAGGGGACACCTTGCTGAGCATGCGTGACATCTTCAAGAATGATCTGAAATACAGAGTCACCTACAGGAAAGCTGGGAGCACTGGAAAAGTGAGTTTTGATTCTTAGGAACAGAATATAACACAAGTCACTCTTATAGAATTACGTCTGTGCAAGTAAACCAGATAATAGTAGTGctgtggtgcttgtgtgtgtgtatacatatatattacagaCAATAGTAGATGAAAACCACTGAATAGGACATCATAAGACATGAAGTATGTATTAATTGGGCCTAACAACCGCggtgctttgtgttttcagaagcTGCAGACGACAGACACAAACCAGATTGAGTTGGATGTGGACCGAGGGGAGAGCTACTGCTTCAATGTGCAGGCCTACATCCCGTCCCGGAGCTCGGGCAAGCAACTTGGGGAAATGAGCCGCCCGCAGTGTTCGCCCAAGAAGAACAAGTCCATTTTCGAAGGTACGTCAGGGATTCGGCAGCCAGGCCCTCCTTGCCGTCCATCCGTCCACAGTGCACTCCACCCTTAACCCAGGGTGAGGGTTTTCTACAAGGGTTATTCATTCATCTCCTTAGATGGTGTCCTCCTAATTCAGTAGCCATTCCACTCCTAATGTTGTGAAAGAAAGTACGGAAAAAGggtaaaggaaaggaaagaaattgGAACACTTACTCAGATTAGTTGCCTAAATTTGATGACAAAACTACAGTTTGGTAAGAAAGGATTGAGCCTCTGCTCTTGCATAATTTTCCAGACCAGATCACCTACTCTCTGTGAGAAACAGGCAGCACTGTGGGGATGTAGTCAGGGAACTTGGCTCGTAGCTGAGAGGTTGCAGATTCAAACCCTAaggtggggcacagctgttgtataGAGCTCCTCAAATATATGTAGAATGAGAGTTGTTCTTCATGAGGATTCTtgagcacaaacacagtgtGATATACAAAGGGTGTAGCACAGTCAGAGTCAGTGGGCCATAGGGGACTTATTGTGTTCAATGAGAAGCTTCCAGCTGCAGAAATCCCAGTGCTTCCCTGCATGTGAGCGCAACAACCAAACGACCCGCCCCTCGCCGGTTCCCTTGACACACCCTTCGGCCGCTCCTGCTGCCAACCAAATGAGCAGCCCTCGTCTTGTTCTTCTTCCCCCTGTAGAGTACGGGCTGGGCGTGATTGCTGGCGCCGCCCTCGCCATCACGGTCATCGTCACGGTGGCCATCGCGCTGATCGTGGTCTGCTGCAGACGGGGGAGGAAAGTGACTGAGAAGACAGGCAAAGAGGGCCTGTCCCTGAGCACGGTGTAGGAGAGCGACCGGAGGACAGCGACAGGGGGGAGCGGTCCAACCGTGGTCCAACCACATTCTCTGCCCCCGCCCCATCCAAACACTGGAAATCCTTCCTCATTTGGTTTCTGTGAAACCTGAACTTCGTGCTgtgttttatacacacacatctgcctACCTGTAGTGACTGTGAGGCATTTTTTAATGGTACTTTTACCAGAGAGCTAAAGAACCACTACTTTTGTTACACTATTTTGTTGTAGAAATTGTAATGTGACTGTATTTtatcattaagaaaaaaacatgaaaatgtcaagGGTTTTCAAACACTAAATCTCATTGAATCATAACGTTAACAtcctgtatttttgttttgtttaaatatttaaggaGTATTTATATAAGAAGATATTTGTATATTAGGTGTTATTTTAtgtagatatttattttttaagaggTTTATGGTATGTctagattttattttgttgtatgtaataataatattttacaatctAAAGGTACttaattttacaaataaattctGATGATTCATACATTTGCTTTGTCTTTCTTGCATTTCCACACACTCCcttttaaatatgcaaacaacTAATGTGTGGCAGAAGCACAGAATGTCCTGAGCCATTCCTCCACTCCTGTTAGACTAGTCCCACTCCTTGCAAAGCACCGAAGCCTTGCCCACTCTCAAAGCTTGCCAAAACATCTGTGCTGTTCACAAAGTAATCCAACTCCACTTCCTCTCTAAGTGGGACGCGAAACGTACTAAACTCTTCAAGTtcatttatgcagtgtgtgggCAGGGTGTCTGTGTCACGGTTCTGCTGAGAATAAAACCATGTCCTGTCGCAATATGGTTTACTGGCGCCCTCTGGTGGTTAACTGGAGTAGGATTTGAATTCAAATGGATTTGGACACTCTAGACGCTGAGGCCTTAAAATTCCAATACCAGATTATTGCAGAGGGAGTATTTCTTTACCGCTCCACCAGCGCTGAGGAATGTTTGGGCAGTGGGCAGGGTGTTGAAAGGATGAAGGGTGGGAGGAATGCCAGGTTAACTCCCATTATGTCCCCCAAAAAGTTCCTCACATTCTTTTCGTCTGAAGATGCAATGCAGCCTTCGGGTcctaaaataatatttttctttgaggCTTCTGTGGCATTTTTCGTGTGTTTAAGACCATTGAGATTGTTTTCTGTAGCTGAGTGGTTCAGTAGTCTCACTGTTGACTCACTTATGATAACAGAGTGAAAACAGAGTGAAAACAGGACATAAATCACACTGTCTTACGACATAATAGCCTGTGATGTTGAGCTCTGTTATGAGCATTTTCATCCCCAGTCTTTGTAAACGTTTATCAGATATTCCTGAAATGAGCTTCTTTTTGTGTCGtataaaaaacaacttttcaAGCTGTTTTCAAAAGCATAGTCATTCAAAGAATGGTTTAACCATGAAAATTATCATTGTGGCCACAAGATGGCATATGTCTCACTTCAATCCAATAAAATCGGAGGGCACTACGGTTACAACAGTTTATTGAGCCACAATGCACTTTGCTACACTGTCGATTCACACAGATAGCCTTTGTGACATAACACCATATCCTCAAACTTAACtttaaccctgtgtgtgtgagtgtgtgttgccACTTTAGGTTAATCTTCTGTCTTCATACTAGTGCATCTTTCATCTTTCTAAGCAGAGGAGAAGAGGTTTGGAACTGGCAAGCGTGACAAATAGGAAATCACAGGTTTTGTgacattaaatcaaaatgaacgGACATGGATATGTTTAGTGGTTGAAAGACAGATAAACTGGTtagtaatgacattttttacattttacatttacatttacatttattcacttggcagatgcaTCTCAGAAACCCACTCCACAAATATGAGCCCAGGTACCACTTGCTTTTAAAGGAATCTTCAAACAAAAGATGAATACACCAAAAATGTATCAAAGACCACTACGTTCATAGT from Megalops cyprinoides isolate fMegCyp1 chromosome 20, fMegCyp1.pri, whole genome shotgun sequence encodes:
- the LOC118795734 gene encoding tissue factor-like — protein: MEMKAFICFGLFFSSVFLSEEVSGNAYFPRAQDVTWSSYNFKTLLTWGPKPTNYSYTVEFSGVGTDRQRNPHCIRSKETECDLTRMLTDLKETYIADVLSEPELGKTSDLVEQPHTSSGRFCPYKDTVIGRPDFKMEVNEEKGKITLYIEDPLSAIYQGDTLLSMRDIFKNDLKYRVTYRKAGSTGKKLQTTDTNQIELDVDRGESYCFNVQAYIPSRSSGKQLGEMSRPQCSPKKNKSIFEEYGLGVIAGAALAITVIVTVAIALIVVCCRRGRKVTEKTGKEGLSLSTV